From one Deinococcus seoulensis genomic stretch:
- a CDS encoding DUF11 domain-containing protein codes for MKRSTQLIALMAALAAGSAGAAGTLAGTTIENTATASFEDPANAGSTLSSTSNTVQTVVLPKPDFDIVYTDGTTDGNTITTTPVLTTGAVPGQVITTPYSLVNKGNTPLDIVVNADTTGSAAGSTVKYYRVNPDGSLGAEIPAGTAVTVTPDDPSTPADEGIVKIAQVITLPTDPALITPTSVFGASPEGTVVGTAGADPLVTPGNGYASGTTIQEENKAVNTDLQFTRITVYAPALDNNPNTNPGTPVDSAGNPLPPASVPPVTSVSVPTEVVGKVGDNTPVVSAPGYITPAPTTPPATPSPVPGGATDPTPGGTPIATNVAGDEQIAYPAADTNTTPDKVVFTNTLTNTGGATDKVQLFPALADGTPDPAYTFDPATGVFTNTATGVTIRFLDPVTGEPIKVSVDPTNPTVAQYPTVTVPDGSTVVYRTEVTYPDANDSAPIAPISVVIGADSLKDAGLVSNSNTKNTILPPAAQFGDATGTLGAAATPAPVQTVNPNGVNSGISSPDFSDATATFPMDVVNNGQYNDSYTLSGTVTLTDAVTGNPVVVPVLYYAPDGSLLPRVSTDPASPDYNKFITPVVAPGTEYKPVAVIQVPAGTLTGDYTVTQNAVGNYSTIPMTDTNNIIRVAPAGSVAVAKFIAKAGVVAGTDPKNGIDNPTDYTASGANGAKPGDTLSYRIIGKNTYNTDVNAFFLSDTVPANTSFVSVALSPAPVKTIYRVDGGAWSATAPAAGLAAGTVIDVAVDADGNNLPDALAPGATLTADFTVTVN; via the coding sequence ATGAAACGTAGCACCCAACTGATCGCCCTGATGGCCGCCCTGGCCGCCGGTTCCGCAGGCGCCGCTGGCACCCTGGCCGGCACCACCATCGAGAACACCGCGACCGCCAGCTTCGAGGATCCCGCCAACGCCGGCAGCACCCTGAGCAGCACCTCGAACACCGTGCAGACCGTCGTGCTGCCCAAGCCCGACTTTGACATCGTTTACACCGACGGCACCACCGACGGCAACACCATCACCACCACCCCGGTCCTCACCACCGGCGCGGTCCCCGGTCAGGTCATCACCACCCCCTACTCGCTGGTCAACAAGGGCAACACCCCCCTGGACATCGTCGTGAACGCCGACACCACCGGCAGCGCCGCAGGTTCGACCGTCAAGTACTACCGCGTGAACCCCGACGGCAGCCTGGGCGCCGAGATTCCGGCCGGCACCGCCGTGACCGTCACCCCCGACGATCCCTCCACCCCCGCCGACGAGGGCATCGTGAAGATCGCGCAGGTCATCACCCTGCCCACCGACCCGGCCCTGATCACCCCCACCAGCGTGTTCGGTGCGTCCCCCGAGGGCACCGTGGTCGGTACCGCCGGCGCCGATCCCCTGGTCACCCCCGGCAACGGCTACGCCAGCGGCACCACCATCCAGGAAGAGAACAAGGCCGTCAACACCGACCTGCAGTTCACGCGCATCACGGTGTACGCCCCCGCGCTGGACAACAACCCCAACACCAACCCCGGCACGCCCGTCGACAGCGCCGGGAACCCCCTGCCCCCGGCCAGCGTGCCGCCCGTCACCAGCGTCAGCGTGCCCACCGAAGTGGTCGGCAAGGTCGGCGACAACACCCCGGTCGTCAGCGCGCCCGGTTACATCACGCCCGCCCCCACCACGCCCCCCGCCACGCCCAGCCCCGTGCCCGGCGGCGCGACCGACCCCACCCCCGGCGGCACGCCCATCGCCACGAACGTCGCCGGTGACGAGCAGATCGCCTACCCGGCCGCCGATACGAACACCACGCCCGACAAGGTCGTGTTCACGAACACCCTGACCAACACCGGCGGCGCGACCGACAAGGTGCAGCTGTTCCCGGCGCTGGCCGACGGCACGCCCGACCCCGCCTACACCTTCGACCCGGCCACCGGCGTGTTCACGAACACCGCGACCGGCGTGACCATCCGCTTCCTGGACCCCGTGACCGGCGAGCCCATCAAGGTGTCCGTCGACCCGACCAACCCGACCGTCGCGCAGTACCCCACCGTGACTGTCCCGGACGGCAGCACCGTCGTGTACCGCACGGAAGTCACCTACCCCGACGCGAACGACTCGGCTCCCATCGCCCCGATCAGCGTGGTCATCGGTGCGGACTCTCTGAAGGACGCCGGTCTGGTGTCGAACAGCAACACCAAGAACACCATCCTGCCGCCCGCCGCGCAGTTCGGTGACGCCACCGGCACGCTGGGTGCCGCCGCGACCCCCGCGCCCGTCCAGACCGTGAACCCCAACGGCGTGAACAGCGGCATCAGCAGCCCGGACTTCAGCGACGCGACCGCCACCTTCCCGATGGACGTCGTGAACAACGGCCAGTACAACGACAGCTACACCCTGAGCGGCACCGTCACCCTGACCGACGCCGTGACCGGTAACCCCGTGGTCGTCCCGGTCCTGTACTACGCGCCGGACGGCTCCCTGCTGCCCCGCGTCAGCACCGACCCGGCCAGCCCCGACTACAACAAGTTCATCACGCCCGTCGTGGCCCCCGGCACCGAGTACAAGCCCGTGGCGGTCATCCAGGTGCCGGCCGGCACGCTGACCGGCGACTACACCGTCACGCAGAACGCCGTGGGGAACTACAGCACCATCCCCATGACCGACACGAACAACATCATCCGCGTGGCGCCCGCCGGGTCCGTGGCCGTCGCCAAGTTCATCGCCAAGGCTGGCGTGGTCGCCGGAACCGACCCCAAGAACGGCATCGACAACCCCACCGACTACACCGCCAGCGGCGCGAACGGCGCCAAGCCCGGCGACACCCTGAGCTACAGGATCATCGGTAAGAACACCTACAACACCGATGTGAACGCGTTCTTCCTGAGCGATACCGTGCCCGCCAACACCTCCTTCGTCAGCGTGGCCCTGAGCCCCGCGCCCGTCAAGACCATCTACCGCGTGGACGGCGGCGCCTGGAGTGCCACCGCCCCCGCCGCCGGACTGGCCGCCGGCACCGTGATCGACGTGGCCGTGGACGCCGACGGCAACAACCTGCCCGACGCCCTGGCCCCCGGCGCCACCCTGACCGCCGACTTCACCGTCACCGTCAACTGA